The DNA region ATGGACCTTTCTTTATCAGAATGGCATGGCATAGTGCGGGCACTTATAGAATTCAAGATGGTAAAGGTGGTGCTGGTCGTGGTCAACAAAGATTTGAACCGTTGAATAGCTGGCCAGATAATGCCAACCTGGATAAGGCGCGTAGACTATTGTGGCCAGTAAAACAAAAATATGGTCAAAAATTGTCTTGGGCTGACTTGATTGTGCTTGCTGGTAATGTTGCTTTAGAAAATATGGGATTCAAAACCATTGGATTTGGTGGTGGACGTGCAGATGTATGGGAAGCGGATAAGGATATTTATTGGGGTAATGAAAAAACTTGGTTGGCGCATCGTAATCCTGAATGTTTGGCTAATCCTTTAGCTGCAACAGAAATGGGATTGATTTATGTAAATCCAGAAGGTCCAAATAAAGATGCAGATCCATTAACTGCGGCAGCTGCCATCAGGAAGACTTTCGGAAATATGGGAATGGATGACGAAGAAACCGTTGCTTTAATTGCCGGAGGTCATAGTTTTGGTAAAACGCATGGTGCTGCAGACGCTGCTCATGTCGGACCAGAACCTGCTGCTGCTGGATTAGAATCTCAAGGGTTAGGATGGAAAAGCAATTATGCTACAGGTAGTGGAAAAGATGCGATTACTTCTGGTTTGGAAGTAACTTGGACAACAACACCAACTAAGTTTAGTAATGGTTTTTTCCATAGTTTATTTGAAAATGAATGGGTGTTAACAAAAAGTCCGGCTGGTGCACTTCAATACGTCGCAAAAGATTCTAAATTAATGGTTCCTGATGCTTTTGATAAATCAAAATCCCATAAGCCAACTATGTTGACAACCGATTTGTCTTTGCGTTATGATTCCAACTATGCTAAAATTTCTCGTAGATTTTTGGAACATCCGGACGAATTTGCTATTGCTTTTGCAAAAGCTTGGTTCAAGTTGACACACCGTGATATGGGGCCAAAGTCAAGATATTTGGGTGATGAAGTACCAACAGAAGATTTTATCTGGCAAGATCCCATTCTGAAAGCGGACTATAAAATTTTGGATAGCCATGATGTAGATCAATTGAAAGAAAAAATTGCTGCTTCTGATTTAACTATAACAGAATTGGTAAAAACGGCTTGGGCTTCTGCTTCTACTTATA from Rhizosphaericola mali includes:
- the katG gene encoding catalase/peroxidase HPI, yielding MKKLLFAVATIVSCTSVYAQSKGSYHNSKSKSETMSQEQDITKCPFLNGEMDVDATSHGTKSKDWWPNELTLDILRQQSELSDPLDPNFNYAAAFKTLDLKEVKKDIDHVLTDSKSWWPADFGNYGPFFIRMAWHSAGTYRIQDGKGGAGRGQQRFEPLNSWPDNANLDKARRLLWPVKQKYGQKLSWADLIVLAGNVALENMGFKTIGFGGGRADVWEADKDIYWGNEKTWLAHRNPECLANPLAATEMGLIYVNPEGPNKDADPLTAAAAIRKTFGNMGMDDEETVALIAGGHSFGKTHGAADAAHVGPEPAAAGLESQGLGWKSNYATGSGKDAITSGLEVTWTTTPTKFSNGFFHSLFENEWVLTKSPAGALQYVAKDSKLMVPDAFDKSKSHKPTMLTTDLSLRYDSNYAKISRRFLEHPDEFAIAFAKAWFKLTHRDMGPKSRYLGDEVPTEDFIWQDPILKADYKILDSHDVDQLKEKIAASDLTITELVKTAWASASTYRTSDKRGGANGAHIQLAPETNWAVNNPEELNSVLNKLKQIQTEFNHSLSDGKKVSLADLIVIGGSVGIEKAANAAGEKIVVPVTLGRTDALQSETDLHSFSYLEPIADGFRNYVNIKRMNANVEELLVEKAQQLTLTAPEMTVLVGGLRVIGTNYDNSNIGVFTNRKGQLTNDFFVNLLDMQTKWEPKDPVNQYFEGYDLNTGARKWGATRADLVFGSQSELRAIAEVYASSDAQQKFVNDFVKAWVKVMNLDRFDLKK